From a single Cydia strobilella chromosome 17, ilCydStro3.1, whole genome shotgun sequence genomic region:
- the LOC134748906 gene encoding tRNA (guanine(26)-N(2))-dimethyltransferase, whose protein sequence is MFARRYRFIFKPAYQIIMKMESSSAPKSIKEGQAEIKLSTEKVFYNPVQEFNRDLSVAVLTVFTDDYKKEKREKAEKKKTGPEKEETETEIEVTILEALSATGLRSIRYAKEVPNVTKIVANDLSEQAVETIKANIVHNGVDNIIETSHDDACMLMYKHKHPQKRLSAIDLDPYGCPSIFLDSAVQSVQDGGLLLVTATDMAVLAGNSPETCYCKYGAVSLKTKCCHEMALRILLQCIEQHANRYSRYIVPLISISADFYIRVFVKVYSGAILCKKTTSKLSMVYQCVGCDNITLQPLGGFKPNPTEKNPAQTKAYLPTVPPVGEFCMHCNQRHHLGGPIWSAPIHDESFVTRVLTRVQEQPELFGTAKRIEGVLSVVREELHETPLYYTMDKLFGRVHLETMPMLVMRSAILNGGYKVSYSHASKMSIKTNAPAQYVWDIIRTWEKSHPIKPTKLEADPVTKHLLSQPITSSIDLSQRADANPISRRDGQLRFQFNPAPYWGPGTRAAVNVGEEKMSKALRNQNKHSKNKTTKRQHSPGEEETRKKPNVEEVEA, encoded by the exons ATGTTTGCAAGAAGATATCGCTTTATATTTAAACCAGCTTACCAA ATAATTATGAAAATGGAAAGCTCTTCAGCTCCTAAATCAATTAAGGAGGGCCAAGCTGAAATAAAATTGAGTACGGAGAAGGTTTTTTACAATCCAGTTCAAGAATTCAACAGAGACTTAAGTGTCGCAGTTCTCACTGTTTTTACTGATGATTATAAGAAGGAGAAACGTGAGAAGGCTGAGAAGAAAAAGACAGGACCAGAGAAGGAAGAAACTGAAACGGAG ATTGAGGTGACAATACTGGAAGCCTTATCAGCTACTGGACTGAGAAGCATCCGCTATGCCAAGGAAGTGCCAAATGTGACTAAAATTGTAGCCAATGACTTGTCCGAGCAAGCTGTAGAGACAATCAAGGCCAATATAGTGCATAATGGAGTAGACAACATCATTGAAACTAGCCATGATGATGCTTG CATGCTAATGTATAAACACAAGCACCCTCAGAAAAGATTGTCTGCAATAGACCTAGACCCATATGGCTGTCCATCCATTTTCCTCGACTCTGCAGTCCAGAGTGTGCAGGATGGAGGATTGCTGTTAGTTACTGCCACAGACATGGCAGTCTTGGCAGGAAACTCCCCAGAGACATGTTATTGCAAATATGGTGCCGTCAGTTTAAAGACTAAATGCTGTCATGAAATG gCATTAAGAATTCTTCTACAATGCATAGAGCAGCACGCCAATCGCTACAGTCGATACATTGTACCCCTCATCAGCATATCGGCCGATTTCTACATTCGCGTATTCGTCAAAGTCTATTCTGGTGCTatactttgtaaaaaaactacgAG TAAACTGTCAATGGTGTACCAATGCGTAGGCTGCGATAACATCACCCTACAGCCCCTAGGTGGCTTCAAGCCCAACCCTACAGAGAAGAATCCGGCCCAGACGAAGGCGTACCTGCCCACCGTCCCACCAGTGGGCGAGTTCTGTATGCACTGCAATCAAAGGCATCAT CTTGGTGGTCCAATCTGGTCAGCCCCGATCCACGACGAATCCTTCGTGACCCGCGTACTAACCCGAGTTCAAGAGCAACCAGAACTATTCGGCACAGCTAAGCGAATAGAGGGTGTTTTATCTGTGGTACGAGAGGAACTGCACGAGACACCACTATATTATACTATGGATAAACTTTTTGGGCGCGTGCATTTGGAGACCATGCCTATGTTGGTTATGAG GTCGGCCATTCTGAATGGTGGTTACAAAGTATCCTACTCGCACGCGTCTAAAATGTCGATCAAAACTAACGCACCAGCGCAATACGTTTGGGACATTATACGGACATGGGAGAAGTCACATCCGATCAAACCAACCAA GCTTGAAGCGGACCCGGTCACAAAACACCTGCTGAGCCAACCCATCACCAGCTCAATAGACCTAAGCCAGAGGGCAGACGCGAACCCTATCAGTCGGCGCGACGGTCAGCTGCGGTTTCAATTCAACCCTGCCCCATACTGGGGTCCGGGGACCAGGGCTGCTGTTAA TGTGGGAGAGGAAAAAATGTCCAAGGCATTACGAAATCAAAACAAACACTCAAAAAATAAAACCACAAAACGACAACATTCGCCGGGTGAAGAGGAAACGCGCAAGAAACCAAATGTGGAAGAAGTCGAAGCGtaa
- the LOC134748892 gene encoding mucin-2-like, with product MRSGVICVLLVLLIQKGAGDEDFRPTPIPLNEWHEVRGWRGGRADRVPTLQEVLHAPGHYWEDALRHSVYLTLVRDKIDQLIANGSPEHTNYLDDRDLWDKVKQAPFERNDNEDPAMVGDVVMMAKGKVMEENGGFRFKEDDKFKDKCREKCMDGVKALWSVKRIRQRDSDVTGRYHYELTFSVVTQKKHKKHEKPARTFTVRETVPERIVEAPLENRYYESTTPPVPIPAAVQPTRTERALWIHKNIAPRNQARQHHNGLDRLWSSLFSDDDDDVAPPRYKPKQYQQNQYNPPPPIYQQYSKAGYVGSPNDHQKAAYVGSPSEHQQKKLVPHKIHHVYKYNQYGRPLPPPPPPHHQQHYLDIEQIGVVSAPYHQDHRHGPPHKPGKTSRPPVLPTPPYPVLPQKNFTIETTTPLKPNSEETTQKPDVHPPKTYNKHKPTTVKISYVTDHVRPPVYNAPPGVFVTMDKKPFKPMPPLRLVHSSKFHKTPRPTDFRPSPQVLDVSSFSEPDPLLDTAFRPITLNYANSNTTEKAEAASDNHFRKSNSTAKKPPKKNEIVNTQRVTTTAPEIITAHSVAEDSDAEWTNVLGAFAKTTPMAAESAEKGKAKTPETTTPMTTTTVSTTTTITPAPTTTTKRLPKRTTKTTTTTEAPTTTPKPKKRTRPPPKFTKPEKVKKHKRITTTTTTTERPSKRKEQDLTPQASSASATAQSTTTTSTTTTTTTTTPEPTTTTVQTTTITTQPPTTTETPTPAPETEPPKTKSRYRQSTLRYRSVLTGHDKKEEKARTIIPPTGVIKPRRKGTKYTNYITSTPKFSDMQFDEEGQEDHVVSPYKSKSVSTTTESITTTNHAASKPTTPAYEEVADHVYITSELPEYSFGPDDDFDDSDERDEEQETSEFLPSTSALVTPIETTNEVVENEDEPVEATAEIVVTTPLSAAKNKTKCKKKKLHTHNNTTEEVKTEEWRAEESSVHETISVEKPEERLEETTLEVKKLEEEELAVQALEQISSTTSTTTTTEPSSTADMFEEIFGGFTFDDSVTESKNNESSKLDEQESTNQEEFIKAEDDFEDFFEAFDEKHRQHRDGKYDDEYEYDDKERLLDDDEFQYQGDEDRRGSRDVKEEEDSYEDYQERPFSLLELMAME from the exons ATGCGGTCCGGGGTTATATGCGTTTTGTTAGTTTTACTT ATACAAAAAGGAGCAGGGGATGAAGATTTCCGGCCGACACCGATACCGCTGAACGAGTGGCACGAGGTGCGGGGGTGGAGGGGTGGGCGCGCGGACAGGGTGCCCACCCTGCAAGAAGTACTACACGCGCCTGGCCACTACTGGGAGGACGCACTCAGACACAGCGTCTACCTCACCCTCGTCAGAGACAAGATAGACCAGCTCATAGCAAACGGGAGTCCCGAACACACCAACTATCTTGACGACAGAGATCTCTGGGACAAAGTCAAGCAGGCGCCCTTCGAAAGAAATGATAACGAAGACCCTGCCATGGTCGGAGACGTTGTCATGATGGCCAAGGGAAAGGTGATGGAGGAGAACGGCGGATTCAGGTTCAAAGAAGATGATAAGTTCAAAGATAAGTGCAGGGAGAAATGCATGGACGGAGTTAAAGCGCTCTGGTCAGTTAAGAGGATACGACAGAGAGACTCAGACGTGACGGGGCGATATCATTACGAGCTCACGTTTTCAGTGGTCACGCAGAAGAAACACAAGAAGCATGAGAAACCCGCGAGAACGTTTACTGTCAGAGAGACCGTTCCGGAGAGAATAGTGGAAGCACCGTTGGAGAATCGGTATTATGAGTCTACAACACCACCGGTACCGATACCGGCAGCAGTGCAGCCAACGCGCACTGAGCGAGCGCTTTGGATCCACAAAAACAtcgctccaaggaaccaagcgAGACAGCATCATAACGGCCTCGACAGACTATGGTCCTCACTGTtttctgatgatgatgatgacgtagCCCCACCACGGTACAAGCCTAAACAGTACCAGCAGAACCAGTACAATCCACCCCCGCCGATATACCAACAGTATTCCAAGGCTGGGTACGTAGGGTCGCCGAATGACCATCAAAAGGCAGCATATGTAGGTTCTCCAAGCGAGCATCAGCAGAAGAAGCTAGTACCTCACAAGATCCACCATGTGTACAAATATAATCAGTACGGCCGTCCTCTTCCCCCGCCACCCCCGCCGCATCATCAACAACACTACTTGGATATCGAGCAGATAGGAGTCGTGAGCGCCCCCTACCACCAGGACCACAGACATGGACCGCCTCACAAACCAGGAAAGACGTCACGGCCACCTGTATTACCAACTCCACCCTATCCGGTTTTGCCCCAAAAGAACTTCACCATCGAAACTACAACACCTTTGAAACCTAACAGTGAAGAAACTACTCAGAAACCTGACGTGCATCCACCGAAAACTTATAACAAACACAAGCCGACGACGGTGAAAATTAGTTACGTCACGGACCATGTCAGGCCGCCCGTCTACAACGCGCCTCCTGGAGTTTTCGTGACAATGGACAAGAAACCTTTCAAGCCAATGCCACCTCTGAGACTCGTCCACTCGTCAAAGTTCCATAAGACTCCTCGGCCGACCGACTTCCGACCCAGCCCTCAAGTTCTAGACGTTTCCTCATTCTCAGAACCGGATCCATTACTTGACACTGCATTTAGGCCGATCACATTAAATTATGCGAACAGCAACACTACCGAGAAAGCTGAAGCCGCGAGCGACAATCATTTCCGAAAATCTAATTCGACCGCTAAGAAGCCACCGAAGAAGAACGAAATCGTAAATACACAACGAGTTACAACGACAGCACCCGAGATTATAACCGCGCACAGCGTGGCAGAGGACAGCGATGCGGAGTGGACCAACGTGTTGGGTGCGTTCGCTAAGACTACGCCGATGGCCGCTGAGAGTGCTGAGAAAGGAAAGGCTAAAACGCCAGAAACAACTACTCCTATGACGACGACAACGGTGTCAACAACCACCACAATAACGCCAGCTCCAACCACGACCACCAAGCGGTTACCCAAGAGAACAACGAAAACTACCACTACCACTGAAGCGCCTACAACAACGCCAAAGCCCAAGAAACGCACGCGTCCGCCACCGAAATTCACTAAACCAGAAAAAGTTAAGAAACACAAACGCATTACAACAACTACCACTACAACTGAACGTCCATCCAAACGCAAAGAACAAGATCTGACGCCTCAAGCGAGTTCAGCGTCTGCCACCGCGCAATCTACTACGACAACGTCCACAACGACGACAACAACCACTACTACTCCTGAGCCCACGACAACAACCGTTCAAACGACGACAATTACCACACAACCTCCAACAACTACCGAAACGCCGACACCGGCCCCGGAAACTGAACCACCAAAAACAAAAAGCCGCTACAGGCAATCTACGTTAAGATACAGGAGTGTTCTAACAGGCCATGAtaagaaagaagaaaaagcaCGGACGATCATACCACCAACGGGTGTAATCAAACCGAGAAGGAAGGGAACTAAATACACGAACTACATTACGTCTACGCCTAAATTCTCAGACATGCAATTTGACGAAGAAGGCCAAGAAGATCATGTTGTCAGTCCGTACAAATCCAAATCTGTATCTACTACTACGGAGTCTATAACAACTACTAATCATGCTGCTTCGAAACCAACTACCCCAGCGTACGAGGAGGTAGCAGATCATGTTTATATCACAAGTGAATTACCAGAATATTCCTTTGGCCCTGACGATGATTTTGATGATTCAGATGAAAGAGATGAAGAACAGGAAACCTCAGAGTTCCTTCCCTCTACATCAGCATTGGTAACTCCGATTGAAACTACAAATGAAGTAGTAGAAAATGAAGACGAGCCGGTGGAAGCAACTGCAGAAATCGTAGTGACGACGCCTTTATCCGCAGCGAAAAACAAAACCAAATGTAAGAAAAAGAAACTACACACTCATAACAATACTACAGAAGAAGTTAAGACTGAGGAATGGAGGGCAGAGGAATCGAGTGTACATGAGACAATATCAGTAGAAAAGCCAGAGGAAAGGTTAGAAGAAACAACACTGGAGGTTAAGAAGCTTGAAGAAGAGGAGTTAGCAGTTCAAGCATTAGAACAAATAAGTTCAACAACCAGTACGACCACAACGACTGAACCATCTTCAACAGCTGACATGTTCGAAGAAATCTTCGGAGGATTCACGTTTGACGACTCCGTAACAGAATCAAAAAACAATGAGTCCTCAAAGCTAGATGAACAAGAAAGTACCAATCAGGAAGAATTCATCAAAGCGGAGGACGATTTCGAAGATTTCTTTGAAGCCTTCGATGAGAAACATAGGCAGCATAGAGATGGGAAATATGATGATGAGTATGAATATGATGATAAAGAACGTTTATTAGATGATGACGAGTTCCAGTACCAAGGCGACGAGGATCGGAGAGGTTCGAGAGACGTTAAAGAAGAGGAAGATTCGTATGAAGATTATCAGGAACGTCCCTTCAGTTTATTAGAACTCATGGCCATGGAGTAA